A window of Daucus carota subsp. sativus chromosome 2, DH1 v3.0, whole genome shotgun sequence genomic DNA:
ATGGTTTTATGTTGTTTAAATTAATCTGGGGAAGTCCTTTTTATACTTGATGGGCCATCAATCAGTATCAACACACAGTAGGCTTTCCCCATGGAGTCCTGAATTAAATACTCCGGGAATATGTTAGGCCCGTAAGACTGTAATTCCGAAGGGCTATTGACGGAGAGAAATACTTCCAATCTATCTATTTCAATCTATCTCAATTATGAAGTGAGCGCGAtctaaatataattcaattacATTCGTTATCTGTTAGCACTCCATTAGACAAGGTGATCTCACCGTATTCACAATCTCTGTGTTGCAATTTATTACAAGTTATACTAGAACACAACGGCAGTTCGCTGTGGCATAATCGAAACTCCTTTAGTTGatgttttttacttttattCTGCACATAGACTATCGGATTTCATTAGCCACTTGTGATACTGGTTTCTTAAACATGTATGCTCCGTGACCTCTCTCCATTAGATGACAACAATGTCGAACTAAATTACTAACCAATAGTTGTATCATTATCATTTGTAGTGATTGCCAAGTATTCTTGTGATATAGATACCACAAATAAACATTGAACTGTGGAATCAGGCACGTTGATATTGTACAAAGTCTCCACAATCATGAAATAGTTACCGGAGGTGTGAGCTAACACTGAAGAGGTTTAAATGTTCGATGGCAGGTAATATATATTGAGGCAACTTTGAGAGGTTAGGACTTAGCATTCACATTCGGCTCCCAATCCCCAACCCCAAAAACTTACTAAAAATAGTAATTCCTCAaacttttttacaaatttttaaaagtttctACCATCCCATTCCCCATATTCAATCCCTATACCCATAAAAGTATAAGATAAGacttgatatttaataaaataataatgaaatggtAATGAAATGAAGGATGAATAGTGTATGGGGCATGAATAGTGAAACCTCAAATATGGGGATTTGTTTCCAGTCCCCAAAACCAAACCCTATTTTAGGGTTCCGGATATAGactatatttttacaaaagttAGTAGATTTCTTTAAATTATGGGGATGGGGTTGGATTTGGGGGTTCAAATGTGAATGCTCTTAGGATAGCAATACTAATAACTGAATCTGAGCAGAGGGAAGAAAACAAAAGTTTATTACAAATGAAGATATTGCAGTATGCTACAGTCACCGAATATTTAGGCATAATGTTGCAACGTTGCAATGTTCATGACCTTGAATAGAATCCCGAGAACAATTCTATCTCAAAGCATCAGGGCTTCAACATAGGCTTGAATATGGAGTGTGCCGCGTTTGCACTACATTGCTCAGAAGAGATCAAGTCATCAGAAACAAGATGCTTGGTCAAGTAGTGGTTGCAATGTGTAGATATTATGTTTCATGTTTAAATTCAGACAACTGCAAAGTTTATCATCGACAGAACAATGTTTGTAAATAGGAATTTCCACTAGTCAGTCCAAGCCTGTTTTTTAAGTTCTATACTAGCTTGCTAGATGaagtttgttttaaaaatatgttcACCCTTCATGTCAGGTTTTCCTGCTATCCTCAACTGGCTCTAAAGGTGCCACCATTCGGCTGTATAAAAGCAATATGAAAAGGACTCTCTGAAGGTAAGAAAAGATTCTTAAAAAGCTCTTAATTGTCTGGTTCAGCTTCACCTTCTCTAATCACATGTCTAGGCGGCCCTGATGCAAGAATTTAGTGGTGGATATCTTAAACTGTCATTGCATAGATGAGGACTATCTATTAATAGTTGTTATGGTCATAGTGAATAGAAGGTAGAATTTGCTGAAGTGTTGGGTGCAGGACCCCATCTTGCTTTTCTTCTTGCAAGTTTTTCCTATGGCATGCATGGTCATTGATAAGTGAGTACAAGATGAGCTTACCAATTATTCAAACTGTTACCCAGCTATACATATTACATAAATCTAAACAAACAGAACATTATTGATTCACAGCCCAGATGTGAAGGGCACTCCAGTAGCTGCAAGCCATGATTCATCATCCAAGAAACTCCCAACTGAAAATCTTGCAGCCTCTTCGACATTGGTTATGATATGATACCCGGGCCATTTCACCCTCCCCGCGGTACCTGCACCACTTCCCCTGTTCATATATTCGCCATAATACAACGTCTTTAGACCAAATTCCCCGTTCCATGGGAGCCAACCAGACGGGTCAATTAAATCCTCTAGATAACTTTTTATAACAACTGTTCTTGAATATGCCTTCCATGGTCTTCCAAGATAAGTCTTGTATATACCCTGGACCACTCTCAGATCCGAGGATGCTGTGATCCAACAATTATGCAACACAATGCCCGtgttttcataaatatttgtcCTCTGTTGCGCGGTTATGGTGTTCACCTGTCTGCTCATCGGCCTCCTCACATAAATATTACAATTTTGCAGGACTGCAATAGCATTGCCGAATATAAAGTCTACAGTCCCGTAGATGTCACAGTTGCGGTAGAATTGGCGGTTAGAATGGACGTAGAGAGTGTCTTGATAGCCTTTAAAGCTGCAATTGTAAAAAACCGATAAATCTGAGCTAGACCGCATGGCAACAGCTTGGTGTTTTTGGGGTCCGGCCGTGTTTTCGAAAGTCATGCCCCGAACAATCAGTCCATGTCCTCTAGCAGCTGCGTTACATTTACAACACTTCGTCAATAtgagtatatataaattatttttatctagtGATGAGAAAATATGTGTACGCACCAAAAGTTGCTGAACGAAAGGTTGTGAAGCCATCTGCATTATTCTTATTGCCAGTAATAATTGTAGCGTCAATTCCATCACCAACAAGCATCAAATTCTTGACTTTTTTCTTGATCTCGACGTTCTCTTTGTACACTCCTTTTTTCACGTATATAACAAACCTCTTAGTCGTACCGGTTTTTACTGCAGCAACAGCCTCGGATATGGTAGTGAAATCACCGGACCCGTCTTGCGCTACAACCAGATCAGCTAAAGGTGGTTTCGTCTGAAGAAGCCTGCGATTGGTTGCTGATATCCACTCGGGCAGATCATGGTCCAATAAGCCCCGCCCTTTTGATTTTTCACTAGCTAGACCTGAAGTTTGGGAAGCCAACACGGCTTTATTTATGGCAAGAGAGTTACTAAGAGATTTTGAGAAATTGTTGGAGGGGAAGTATTTTAAATAAGTACTGTATAGATTGAATTCGGCAAAGCCATTTTGACAGGTTTCGAGGTTCGTGAGGGCTGCACTTAACCAAGTCTGGACATTAATATTGTGCCTCTTGCTGTTAGTTAAGGACATGGAAGAGTCTAGTTGGTGAATGCTGTCTTCGTAAAGCTCCACACAATCAGGCCAAGCAGACTTGGCTCGGTCTGCGAAAGAGCTGGTGTCCATTGAAGATATGAGATGGTGGACTTGCAGGGCCTCAGCCATTGTGGCTGAAAGGGCCGAATCACGGTGCACAACGAAAGGGGTGGTTTCTTGGTTGGTTTTGTTTGAGATTATGAGGGAATGACAGAGACTGGGAAAGGGTGTTTGGCTACATAGTGATGTTTTGGCACCATGCACAGCCACAGCCATGGAAGGAACATACACGATGAAAAGAAAAGTTGATACAAGAAGAGTATGATCCATATATGACGATAAGGATATAGTAGATGATGAATTTAAGAATTCATTTGAGTTGTGGATGTGAAGTTTGACACCAGGTATTTATAGGCTATTGGCTTCGTCAAGTGTAATATCGAAAAGTCTTTACGTACAGTATCATGCACAGAGtaatatttcatgtattaagCGATAGCGATTCACACCAAAGAAATTCCATGACATTAGAatctttataaattaatattcaatataatagaatttataataaattaatataattcatTGATCTTGATAAAGGAACACCTCTAAACTGATATCaccacaaaattttataaaaatcatcaCATAAAAGAGTTATATTTCAGTCATGAAATATTCGATGACTAGAATTATAGCATTTTTCCGTCATATCTAGCATTTTTTATAGATGAATTAATGCCTAGTGTCAAACGGTTTTTTTTGCAGGATTTGctaatgtttataatatattccATGGTTGAGAAGCTTATGACAACTTGCAGTTTTTAGCCGTAAAGattctaaaatttatttatctattCAGTGAAAAAAGAATGTTTGATGTTTGATTTCAAACATTCAATCATTAAAAAACGTTGAACAGGAAAGAAAATGTTACAATTCTCGAATGAGATATCCAAAGAAATTGTATGCTGCACGGAGCTCCCAAGCATACACAACTTCACTCAGGTTAAACCGTTTAGTATATAGCATTAACTTGGCAGCACGAAACTCAAATAGCTATGGTCCCTGAGCTACTACTAGTTTATTAGAAACAGTACTAGACTACTACTAGCTACGTAACCGAATATTGATCTCGCCGCTACCGAAAATGAGTTCTTACCTTGACCATTATACTCGTTATTGTCGATACCGCATATATACTACTCATGTACGATATATGCACCCGCATCCAACTTTATTATTTGtcaagttttatttaattaaaaaattggtCCGTCTAATCTTCCAAATTACACGCTCTAAATTATTCGAATTTACACGCTCTTTATCTTTGCCACCGTTTCAAATGCTAGCAACGGTTTCCTAACTCCATCCGAATCTGGTAAAATCGTTGATTGAGCAACAAGTATAGAAGATGATGTTTCTCCATACCACAATACAACCAATCAGCCACATAAATGAATACATTTGATAGGGTTGGCACTGTTTATTCCTTTTTGCCTGTGTGTTCCGATAACATGTTCTCATTTCCTAATCAGCAAAAGGCATATGTATCAATAAATTAAAGGATGGAGGATGAACCCAATTTTAGTAGCAAGAAAACTTTAATCATAGGTAACTCTCATGTGAATGAATATGCAACAACAGGGAGGATAGATAATGAAAGACTGTAGTCTAACTATATAGCATATTTGCACATATTAGCCATGCCAAATGGAATGACTAGTAGGATCATACATGAAATATTGGATACTAGCTGTTTCAACTACTGCCCAGATAGTAAATACATGTCAATTATTAGTGCAAATGTTTGATGTATGTTCTGTGTCTCACGGGTGTTAATTATGGCAAATGATTGGTGCATGACTACAATAATTATCAAAGTCTTTGAGGGGGATTCAAACTCgaaagtttaaaaatattaagttgAAGAAATTGAGTTCTTGTAATTACTTAATTCTATTTATCATATTGGttcctttttttttatgaataaattaaaatagagGGGCCaacatgaatataatattatattcttgaatatatctacaaatcatatcaaatttatatataatttatgaaaatatgtttattttgtacaattaaatttaatatgtatctatatacttaaatataatttattttctttgtgttTTTTCATGTTATGTATCAAgactataatatttatttaatttcgtATTTTTATACTTGcactttgttttcattttttttattttttttttgacagagcACTTTGTTTTCATTAACCGGAAAAATAAGCGCAAACAAACATAAGCGTGTATCCGGCTCAAGTTGCTAGAAAGGCCAAATATCGGGATCCAACATAAAGCCCAGGAATCTTTAAAACAACGCGCCCGTAAGTCAGTGTTCCGAGATATAATGCACTAAAAGATCCAAAGGCTTGGGCTGGGGCCAACCCAAATGGTATTGTGAAGGATCCATACAAGTGGGCTCCTGCTATGTTCACAAAGATCTGTTGTCTCTTTAACACAGACAAATTGTGTTGTTAACTCCATTGTTAAActttaaatatcttttaaaataataaatttagaacAAAAATATTTGTAAGAAATTTTGTATCATGTAGGAcaatttatgaattataaaaatataaaaaaaaattgacaaatTATTCATTACAATGATGATATAAGATTTTCtcatttaattataaaactaaaataaataattgaaaaaagtaTTTACCATCAACAAGTTTATGCAGGACTTGGAGTTTTCCCCGAGCCAATCTTCGCCAGCCAGCGCACGCACACACCCATGAATGTGCTGCCTTCACCGGTCCCAACTGAAAATATAATAGAGAAGGAAAGAACAGCTTATCGAACCCGTGAACCCCGAatacaattaaaatttaaagaccGAGCTGTCCACACATCTACCTATCGGTTTCTCGCGAATTTGGGGTCTCTTCCTCCTCTGATATAAACTATGTTGGAGTGTTTTTGGTATATAAATCCAAAAGTGAACGTCCCTATACCTTTCCAACAACGACACTAGTGCACTACACACACCAACCGTATTTGTTTATGTACGCTGTCGCTTCTTTTATCTGTACGTTCCCTTAGCTTGGACTCATGTGTCTTTTACACAAACACATCAATCTGGTTTATCTATTTTACAACGAATTAACTGTCCAGCCTCCTTGTCTACGGTCTTCTATTTGGTCTCATTCTCAGACAACTGTACTCGCTCTGAGAACAACCTTTTTCTAAATCATCACCATCGAAGATTCCAAGTATGGAAGGGTGAAGCAATTTAATacaaagtttattttataatgtgTCACGAATTTTAATTAGAGATTTAGCAAGAGAAGCTGATTTTGAAGTTTATGCATGAGTCTTTTCTGTGTCATCATACacactaattattttttatttagatggataatttttattgataaagtTTTTTTGCGCATGCGAGAGGGTCATCATTAATAACAACAATCATTAATAACAACAAGATGGGATACAATAAAAATCTGTTACACAAGTATAAAGTGATTATTGATGTATGCCGCACAAAATAGAAATTCTGTTATTTCAGCTCTAACTAAATCATAATTAAAgagtttaattattttatatataagttatgttATGTAAATGTCGATCGGGGATATCGTATAATAGCAATTGAGAGTGCTAGTGCCATATGTGTGTAACAATAAGTATATCGTCGCAAGCTACAAACAAAGTGATTAACAAATGTTCCCAGAAAACAGAGAACGCAAACATCATTAGCAAATAAAAATACTATTCAATAGTTGTACTTTCCCTTGTGTTCATTCTCATCAACGTTCACACTTCACGAGAAGGAAAGATTCAAAGAAACTTTGTCGTCACAATACAGTTAAATGGTCCCTTTCTATCCGAATTCTTCGAAAAGAACAATCATGTAAATTATACTGCTTGGCGCTTCCCCACCCATTTTCTTTTCTATACTCTCCATGACACCCATCTTTTAAACAAAAGTAAGTGGAAAGTTATctcatttttatatttggatGTGAGTTTTAGATACAGCTAGGCCATACATGTATGTTTCGCTACATCTATTATGAATCGAGTTTGTATAATTACCGAATGCTGAAAGTTAATTGCCTTGCCACCGAGAATGTGGAAAAAGTTGTGCAAAAATTGATGTGCTTCTTACTTCAATGCCTCACTTGGCGTCTCGTGTAAGTaatatctacatatatttgatcACTTCTCATGTAGTGGCATAGTGCTACATTTCGCATTATGGTTAGCGCCGCACTATGCGTAGCTTAAAAGCAAAAATACTTTCAGTTGTGCCGTTATTTGTGCAGGTATATAATGAATGTCTAGGCACAAATATTCAAGATTTACAAAGTAGTATTTGTTGTCACGAGCGAGTAAATAGTTATCAACTTTTCAGTCAGAAATTACGTACTTATTTCTGATACGTAAATGTCATATTTGGCATGACAATCAAACTACTCACTATTGTAAAATGAGTAGCCAAattatgagatttttttttgcttATTAAAGTGGATTAATATTGCTAACATTAGAAATCAATGATCAGTAATTTAGCTTAACTAGTAACTAGTACTGTGTGAATATTCTTGAAACTTTTGACGAACCTAAAAGACTAAGTAACAATTAAGAGTGAaacattatttttcatttaatagTATCATCGCACCAACTTTTTTCCATTCCATTCATTCTTATAAATGCGATTTTGTCCGCGTTTATTTATCGATGTTCGGAGATTTCGAACCACAAAAATATGCTATAGTTATAATAATGCATAATAGCATAGAAGTAGTCGCTATGAG
This region includes:
- the LOC108206192 gene encoding pectinesterase produces the protein MDHTLLVSTFLFIVYVPSMAVAVHGAKTSLCSQTPFPSLCHSLIISNKTNQETTPFVVHRDSALSATMAEALQVHHLISSMDTSSFADRAKSAWPDCVELYEDSIHQLDSSMSLTNSKRHNINVQTWLSAALTNLETCQNGFAEFNLYSTYLKYFPSNNFSKSLSNSLAINKAVLASQTSGLASEKSKGRGLLDHDLPEWISATNRRLLQTKPPLADLVVAQDGSGDFTTISEAVAAVKTGTTKRFVIYVKKGVYKENVEIKKKVKNLMLVGDGIDATIITGNKNNADGFTTFRSATFAARGHGLIVRGMTFENTAGPQKHQAVAMRSSSDLSVFYNCSFKGYQDTLYVHSNRQFYRNCDIYGTVDFIFGNAIAVLQNCNIYVRRPMSRQVNTITAQQRTNIYENTGIVLHNCWITASSDLRVVQGIYKTYLGRPWKAYSRTVVIKSYLEDLIDPSGWLPWNGEFGLKTLYYGEYMNRGSGAGTAGRVKWPGYHIITNVEEAARFSVGSFLDDESWLAATGVPFTSGL